In Fusobacterium canifelinum, a genomic segment contains:
- the glmS gene encoding methylaspartate mutase subunit S: MAKKKIVIGVIGSDCHTVGNKIIHNKLEESGFDVVNIGALSPQIDFINAALETNSDAIIVSSIYGYGELDCQGIREKCNEYGLKDILLYIGGNIGSSNEEWEKTEKRFKEMGFNRIYKPGTPIEETIIDLKKDFQL; the protein is encoded by the coding sequence ATGGCTAAAAAGAAAATAGTTATAGGTGTTATTGGTTCAGATTGCCATACAGTAGGGAATAAAATTATACATAATAAATTAGAAGAAAGTGGCTTTGATGTTGTAAATATTGGTGCTTTATCACCTCAAATAGATTTTATTAATGCTGCCTTAGAAACAAATTCAGATGCAATAATTGTTTCTTCTATTTATGGTTACGGTGAATTAGACTGCCAAGGAATAAGAGAAAAATGCAATGAATATGGTTTAAAAGATATACTTCTATATATTGGTGGAAATATAGGTTCAAGTAATGAAGAATGGGAAAAAACTGAAAAAAGATTTAAAGAAATGGGCTTTAATAGAATTTATAAACCAGGAACTCCAATAGAGGAAACAATAATTGATTTAAAAAAAGATTTTCAACTATAA